The following coding sequences lie in one Arachis stenosperma cultivar V10309 chromosome 5, arast.V10309.gnm1.PFL2, whole genome shotgun sequence genomic window:
- the LOC130979138 gene encoding growth-regulating factor 3-like translates to MSVPPPHPPLPTAASMTWQAAPFTVAQWQELEHQALIFKYLKAGLTVPPDLLVPIRRSLQLMSQKLSHHYPSLGFYGKKIDPEPGRCRRTDGKKWRCSREAHPDSKYCDRHMIRRRYRSRKPVESSTSSQQQSHSSAAASAATAASTTTTTTTTTAASAASAAGGGGGGGGASGSGGAFHTLPLHTNGTREGFTLGSSNSSSLQNLHMDHPLSLPSEVSKKEYRFALNSDVDEHNFLQKDLGTVRYQGYDFTSDGLWSMPHIPSNTVSESRTGSTMVGDCFQQQTIRDADLLNLNASGSKELVFGSQLSPSSSGSLKQEYQSPQSLFTDWHWKKDLGSDAIYRPHKDFNSDANVDCNGSL, encoded by the exons atgagcGTTCCTCCACCTCACCCTCCTCTTCCGACAGCAGCGTCGATGACGTGGCAGGCGGCGCCGTTCACGGTGGCGCAGTGGCAGGAGCTGGAGCACCAAGCCCTCATCTTCAAGTACCTCAAAGCAGGACTCACCGTTCCACCGGACCTCCTCGTACCTATTCGGAGGAGCCTCCAGTTGATGTCTCAGAAGCTCTCACATCACTACCCATCTC TGGGGTTTTATGGGAAGAAGATAGATCCGGAGCCAGGGAGGTGCAGGAGGACCGATGGGAAGAAATGGAGGTGCTCCAGGGAAGCACACCCTGACTCTAAGTACTGCGACCGCCACATGATACGGCGTCGTTACCGTTCAAGAAAGCCTGTGGAATCATCAACTTCATCTCAGCAACAATCTCACtcttctgctgctgcttctgCTGCTACTGCTGCTTCTACTACCACCAccactactactactactgcTGCTTCTGCTGCTAGTGCtgctggtggtggtggtggtggtggtggtgcttCTGGTTCCGGTGGAGCCTTCCACACACTCCCTTTGCACACCAATGGTACCCGTGAAGGTTTCACCCTTGGGAGCAGCAATAGTAGCAGCTTGCAAAACTTGCACATGGACCACCCTTTGTCACTTCCCAGTGAGGTTAGCAAGAAGGAGTACAG GTTTGCACTGAACTCCGATGTAGACGAGCACAACTTCTTGCAGAAAGATCTGGGAACTGTGAGATATCAAGGTTATGACTTCACCTCAGATGGCCTGTGGTCCATGCCTCATATCCCATCAAACACTGTTTCAGAATCAAGAACTGGTTCTACCATGGTTGGAGACTGCTTCCAACAGCAAACAATTCGCGATGCTGATCTCTTAAACCTCAATGCTTCAGGGTCGAAGGAGCTCGTCTTTGGTAGCCAATTGAGTCCGTCGTCGTCTGGGTCTTTGAAACAGGAATATCAGTCCCCGCAGTCACTCTTCACTGACTGGCACTGGAAGAAGGATTTAGGCTCTGACGCCATTTATCGGCCCCACAAAGATTTCAATTCAGATGCAAATGTTGATTGCAATGGTTCTTTGTAA
- the LOC130982544 gene encoding histone-lysine N-methyltransferase ASHR2-like, giving the protein MADSMLRVEHISGKGRGLVASQALKAGQVILTEPPLILYSSSPLTSSSSYCDHCFRTLPPTLLSCPSCLNHHFCSNKCLSTSVNSSHSSTVCQALLSLQHSPLLQQHHQVQARFVVALHNLAVSEINTLLSLHGTPDDSILQDANFLHDLISPLFPNKKLSVDLVAQALAKDRINSFCLMEPYNPNGPQRSIKAYGIYPKATMFNHDCVPNACRFDYMDTTYTNTNTNDIVIRLIKDVDEGEEICISYFRIGRDYATRKKILMEDYGFVCGCERCKVEASWSNNDEIDDDHDHVPHVRFLKKYVCNIKNCGGTLAPLPPKHDAPFNNNVLECNFCGNFKIDDDDVI; this is encoded by the coding sequence ATGGCAGATTCAATGTTGAGGGTGGAGCATATTTCAGGAAAAGGAAGAGGCCTTGTAGCCTCTCAAGCTCTCAAAGCTGGCCAAGTTATCCTCACTGAACCCCCTCTCATTCTCTATTCTTCTTCCCCtcttacttcttcttcttcttactgTGATCACTGCTTCAGAACCCTACCTCCTACTCTTCTTTCATGTCCTTCTTGTCTCAACCACCATTTCTGCAGCAACAAGTGCCTCTCTACTTCCGTCAATTCCTCTCATTCCTCCACTGTTTGCCAAGCACTCCTATCACTTCAACATTCACCACTGCTTCAACAACACCATCAAGTGCAAGCTCGTTTTGTTGTTGCTCTTCACAACCTTGCAGTTTCTGAGATCAACACTCTGCTTTCTCTACATGGCACCCCAGATGATTCTATCCTTCAAGATGCAAACTTTCTTCATGATCtaatctcacccctttttcccAACAAGAAGCTTAGTGTTGATCTTGTTGCTCAGGCTCTTGCAAAGGATAGGATCAATTCCTTCTGCTTGATGGAGCCTTATAACCCTAATGGACCTCAGAGATCAATTAAGGCATATGGGATATACCCAAAAGCCACAATGTTTAACCATGATTGTGTTCCCAATGCTTGCAGGTTTGATTATATGGACACTACTTATACTAATACTAATACTAATGACATTGTTATTAGGTTGATTAAGGATGTTGATGAAGGAGAAGAGATTTGCATAAGCTATTTTAGGATTGGGAGGGATTATGCTACAAGGAAGAAGATCTTGATGGAGGATTATGGGTTTGTTTGTGGGTGTGAGAGGTGCAAGGTTGAAGCAAGTTGGAGTAATAATGATGAGattgatgatgatcatgatCATGTGCCACATGTAAGGTTTCTTAAGAAGTATGTTTGTAATATCAAGAATTGTGGTGGCACTTTGGCACCTCTTCCTCCAAAACATGATGCACCGTTTAATAATAATGTTCTTGAGTGTAATTTTTGTGGCAATTTCaaaattgatgatgatgatgttatataa
- the LOC130982905 gene encoding F-box protein At1g80960-like, producing the protein MRKEEDETALHASSDRLSDLPNELLTMVISSLSVTEAVRTSTLAKSWQELWRHVEHLEFDETTMSRPSILPAKRQIGTGSLYGTVIGVVFNSYVGDLTSVSFKHFPRSIAVGELDFWVDFVLNKFKKINSLRLECERLVPEPKPPFFSMGSKTVKLNFRPMNFSNLNSLELTNYTMTMSTPEAFNGCGWKLKILKLKNMRMSDDIINGVLRKCLGLESLSIVESKGFKTLEINNPWLKFLELGWLIVNEVDLSVERLETLVVDSLMCPPKGLKIYTVNMRIFHVSCNSIAQRMRIQQSYGQPLLKTQDIFEYCSDLLGYNSFNIFQNILIASIDLDLNNIRESMALSYILRLSLCLETLEITIPPVEEDECSAANNSYDNICLPFPTSLFWERNNLYNCMNHTLKFATIKGFTGKEQEVKFIEHVIKNATIIKKITIIGDSATIAKEAEALLILPRNSIYLSIVFKSESNDVAQLTS; encoded by the coding sequence AtgagaaaagaagaagatgaaactGCCCTTCATGCATCGTCAGATAGGCTCAGCGACCTCCCAAACGAGCTGTTGACTATGGTCATCTCTTCCCTCTCCGTCACCGAAGCCGTGAGGACAAGCACTCTGGCGAAATCATGGCAGGAATTGTGGAGGCATGTCGAACACCTCGAATTCGATGAAACTACCATGTCAAGACCTTCCATACTGCCTGCGAAAAGACAAATTGGTACTGGTAGCCTATATGGCACCGTCATAGGTGTGGTCTTTAATAGCTATGTTGGTGATTTAACAAGTGTTAGCTTCAAACACTTTCCTAGGAGCATTGCCGTTGGCGAATTGGACTTTTGGGTTGACTTTGTTCTGAATAAATTCAAAAAGATAAATTCTTTGAGATTAGAATGTGAGCGTTTGGTTCCAGAACCTAAACCTCCGTTTTTTTCTATGGGATCTAAAACAGTCAAACTTAATTTTCGCCCTATGAATTTTTCAAACCTGAATTCATTAGAGTTGACCAATTACACGATGACTATGTCAACGCCAGAAGCTTTTAATGGGTGTGGCTGGAAATTGAAAATCCTAAAGTTGAAGAACATGCGTATGAGCGATGACATCATCAATGGTGTTTTACGTAAATGTTTGGGTTTGGAGAGTTTGAGTATTGTTGAGTCAAAGGGGTTTAAGACACTTGAGATCAACAATCCATGGCTTAAGTTCTTGGAGCTTGGGTGGTTGATTGTGAATGAGGTTGATCTCAGTGTTGAGAGACTTGAAACCTTGGTTGTTGATTCTTTAATGTGTCCACCAAAGGGTTTGAAAATCTATACAGTTAACATGAGGATTTTCCACGTTTCTTGCAACTCAATTGCTCAGAGAATGCGTATCCAGCAATCATATGGCCAACCTCTTTTAAAAACGCaagatatttttgaatattGCAGTGATCTTTTGGGATATAATTCAttcaacatttttcaaaatatactGATTGCGTCAATTGACTTGGATTTGAATAACATAAGAGAATCTATGGCACTTTCCTACATATTAAGATTATCCCTCTGCCTTGAAACTCTTGAAATAACAATACCGCCggtagaggaagatgaatgttcCGCTGCAAATAATTCTTATGATAATATCTGTTTGCCATTTCCAACGTCATTGTTTTGGGAGAGGAACAACCTGTACAATTGTATGAATCACACATTAAAGTTTGCAACTATAAAAGGATTCACAGGAAAAGAACAAGAGGTCAAATTTATCGAGCATGTCATAAAAAATGccacaataataaaaaagattacCATAATCGGTGATTCAGCAACAATAGCGAAAGAGGCAGAGGCTCTTCTTATATTACCAAGAAATTCAATTTACCTCTCCATAGTATTCAAGTCAGAATCGAATGATGTTGCTCAGCTCACTTCCTAA
- the LOC130982522 gene encoding protein PAM68, chloroplastic: MASSSTPTTFSTPQFLHQQVRSNNKLWTLSKVNNFNGNMKPHDCYIHKSRFQHLSPINATLKGPKGFGASSNKKKKKTKNPRKEDYGDNEEEEEYQEEEEREQGVIPEVVTNRMISRMGFSVGIPLGIGLLFFPFFYYLKVGLKIDVPTWVPFIVSFFFFGSALLGVSYGIVSSSWDPLREGSLLGWNEAQKNWPVFWQSLKGGGGEGSRKN, from the exons ATGGCTTCATCTTCAACTCCCACCACcttttccactcctcaatttcTTCATCag CAAGTTAGGAGTAATAACAAGTTATGGACACTCTCCAAAGTCAATAATTTCAATGGAAACATGAAGCCTCATGATTGCTATATTCATAAATCAAGATTTCAACACCTTTCACCTATAAATGCAACCTTGAAGGGCCCCAAGGGGTTCGGAGcctcttcaaacaagaagaagaagaagaccaaAAACCCAAGAAAGGAGGACTATGGTGATaatgaagaggaagaagaataccaagaagaagaggagagagagcAAGGTGTGATTCCTGAAGTGGTAACCAATAGAATGATATCAAGAATGGGATTCTCAGTGGGTATCCCACTTGGAATTGGGCTTTTGTTCTTCCCATTCTTTTACTATCTCAAAGTTGGGCTCAAGATTGATGTGCCCACTTGGGTGCCTTTCATTGtctcattctttttctttgggTCTGCATTGTTGGGGGTTAGTTATGGGATTGTGTCCTCAAGTTGGGATCCATTGAGGGAAGGCTCTCTTTTGGGTTGGAATGAGGCCCAAAAGAATTGGCCTGTCTTTTGGCAATCACttaaaggaggaggaggagaagggtCTAGGAAGAATTAA